Proteins encoded by one window of Bacteroides sp.:
- a CDS encoding asparagine synthase-related protein, which produces IQYRYPLLDKRVVEFMLKIPSDHLFIESFGRVLLREATGDRLPEEVKWSTSKTDPVLTKHLDDLSTKIFKDMLSQLEEFRENPALDFFDFGKFEKALAKASLGKPPGQDISLRHVFFRLKWIHEFTRKYAQ; this is translated from the coding sequence CATTCAATACAGGTATCCCCTTTTGGACAAGAGAGTTGTGGAGTTTATGCTGAAAATACCTTCCGATCATCTTTTTATAGAATCCTTTGGGAGGGTTTTACTACGCGAAGCCACCGGTGACCGGCTGCCGGAAGAAGTCAAATGGTCGACTTCAAAAACAGATCCGGTGCTCACAAAACACCTCGATGATTTGTCCACAAAAATTTTCAAGGATATGCTCTCTCAGCTGGAAGAGTTCAGGGAAAACCCCGCCCTGGACTTTTTTGATTTTGGAAAATTTGAAAAGGCCCTTGCCAAAGCCAGCCTGGGCAAGCCCCCGGGCCAGGATATATCCCTGCGTCACGTCTTTTTCCGGCTGAAATGGATCCACGAATTTACCAGGAAATACGCTCAATAG
- a CDS encoding nucleotidyltransferase family protein, which yields MNTEENQWLKALGREELYFRHQLSHQQIDDLLGDQGSRGFREAKAQMLAKLNVFLGVSRLLTEAGIAFIPLKGFLLSQRIYGDPSYRITGDFDLLIKPQKVSEAIRVLLKNGYQPEAFTLPQDKACQRRVLRMINECSLVHKETGINIELHWRLFGSDLVSTKTLDAIIDDKLEETQLAGQAFRQFNPEIELLYLVVHGGFHAYRRLKWLVDIKTYLERVRFDEARFLELAKSLNAFRLIALTNALLEHFFPGSRLLPSSQPPRKPPFRFCLQEIHTTTEEETKSIRIYLQRLHFALDAFPRWRYKLSVIKNNLLATDSINSKYIPCIPLLYYLIGPFWKLFRGFR from the coding sequence ATGAATACGGAAGAGAACCAATGGCTGAAAGCTTTGGGACGGGAAGAGCTGTATTTTCGTCATCAGTTAAGCCATCAGCAAATTGATGACTTGCTGGGCGATCAGGGCAGCCGGGGCTTTCGGGAAGCCAAAGCACAGATGCTGGCTAAGCTGAACGTGTTTCTGGGGGTATCCAGGCTTTTGACTGAGGCCGGCATTGCATTCATCCCCTTAAAAGGCTTCCTGCTGTCGCAACGCATTTATGGCGATCCGAGTTATCGCATCACGGGTGATTTTGACTTGCTGATCAAGCCCCAAAAGGTTTCCGAGGCGATCAGGGTTTTATTAAAGAATGGATACCAGCCGGAAGCCTTCACCTTACCTCAAGACAAAGCATGCCAGCGAAGGGTCCTGCGAATGATCAATGAATGTTCTTTGGTCCATAAAGAAACGGGGATAAACATTGAATTGCACTGGCGGTTGTTTGGCAGCGACCTGGTTTCAACCAAAACCCTCGATGCGATCATTGACGATAAGCTGGAGGAAACTCAACTGGCAGGACAGGCATTCAGGCAGTTTAACCCTGAGATCGAGCTTCTTTACCTGGTCGTTCACGGTGGTTTTCACGCATATCGCCGCCTGAAATGGCTGGTGGACATAAAGACATACCTTGAAAGGGTGAGGTTTGACGAAGCGAGGTTTCTTGAGCTGGCAAAAAGCTTAAATGCCTTTCGTTTGATCGCGCTAACCAATGCCTTGCTGGAACATTTCTTCCCGGGATCCAGGCTTCTGCCATCATCTCAGCCCCCCCGGAAACCACCATTTAGGTTTTGCCTGCAGGAAATCCATACAACCACCGAGGAGGAAACCAAATCCATCAGGATATACCTTCAACGGCTTCATTTCGCCCTGGACGCCTTCCCCCGCTGGCGCTACAAGCTTAGCGTAATCAAAAACAACCTCCTGGCCACAGACTCCATCAACAGCAAATATATCCCCTGCATCCCCTTGCTGTATTACCTGATCGGCCCCTTCTGGAAGCTGTTCAGAGGATTCCGATGA